Proteins from one Mycobacterium sp. SMC-2 genomic window:
- a CDS encoding HAD-IIA family hydrolase: MTSVARQYDCLLLDLDGTLFRGRRPTEGAVQALAEVRSRAFFVTNNASRSAAEVAAHLTELGFSATADDVATSAQSAARLLAGQLPPGAPVLIVGTDALADEVAAVGLRPVRRFDDGPVAVVQGLSMTIGWPDLAEAALAIRSGALWVAANVDPTLPTERGLLPGNGSMVAALRAATGAEPQVAGKPAPGLLTDAAARGDFRAPLVVGDRLDTDIEGANAAKLPSLMVLTGVNSARDAVYAEPAHRPTYIGHDLRALHAEGEQLAIGPQPGWRVEVSDRVTVSGAGPDDGDGLSIVRAVARAVWDARFDGRPISIEAGDDRARAALRRWSLVRGD, translated from the coding sequence CCGCCGGCCCACCGAAGGTGCGGTGCAGGCGCTGGCCGAGGTACGAAGCCGCGCGTTCTTCGTCACCAACAACGCGTCGCGCAGCGCCGCCGAGGTCGCGGCGCACCTGACCGAACTGGGCTTCAGCGCCACCGCCGACGACGTCGCCACCAGCGCCCAGAGCGCGGCCCGGCTGCTGGCCGGTCAGCTGCCGCCGGGGGCACCGGTGCTGATCGTGGGCACCGACGCACTGGCCGACGAGGTCGCGGCCGTCGGGCTGCGCCCGGTGCGCCGCTTCGACGACGGCCCGGTCGCCGTCGTCCAGGGCCTGTCGATGACCATCGGCTGGCCGGACCTCGCCGAGGCCGCCCTGGCCATCCGGTCCGGCGCGCTGTGGGTGGCGGCCAACGTCGACCCGACGCTGCCGACCGAGCGGGGCCTGTTGCCGGGGAACGGGTCCATGGTCGCCGCGCTGCGCGCCGCCACCGGCGCCGAGCCCCAGGTCGCGGGCAAACCCGCGCCCGGGCTGCTCACGGACGCGGCCGCCAGGGGCGATTTCCGCGCGCCCCTGGTGGTGGGCGACCGGCTGGACACCGACATCGAGGGCGCCAACGCCGCCAAGCTGCCCAGCCTGATGGTGCTCACCGGCGTCAACTCCGCGCGAGACGCGGTGTACGCCGAACCGGCGCACCGGCCCACCTATATCGGCCACGACTTGCGCGCGCTGCACGCCGAGGGCGAGCAGCTCGCGATCGGGCCCCAGCCGGGCTGGCGCGTCGAGGTCAGCGACCGTGTGACCGTCAGCGGCGCCGGGCCCGACGACGGCGACGGGCTCTCGATCGTGCGGGCGGTCGCCAGGGCGGTATGGGATGCCCGGTTCGACGGGCGCCCGATCAGTATCGAGGCCGGCGACGACCGCGCCCGCGCCGCGCTGCGGCGCTGGTCGTTGGTGCGCGGCGACTGA
- a CDS encoding TlyA family RNA methyltransferase, whose amino-acid sequence MSRRARVDAELVRRGLARSRQQAAELIGAGRVSIDGLPARKPGTAVAVTAALTVADDGERAWVSRGAHKLIGALDTFGIPVAGRRCLDAGASTGGFTEVLLERGAAEVVAVDVGYGQLAWSLRCDPRVVVVERTNARDLSLELIGGPVDLIVADLSFISLATVLPALAGCASPTADIVPMVKPQFEVGRGQVGAGGVVHDPGLRADAVLAVAKRAGELGWHTVGVTASPLPGPSGNVEYFLWLRAQTDRGLANDDLVAAVQRAVREGPA is encoded by the coding sequence ATGTCCCGCCGCGCCCGCGTCGACGCCGAGCTGGTTCGGCGCGGCCTCGCGCGATCGCGTCAGCAGGCCGCGGAGCTGATCGGCGCCGGACGGGTCAGCATCGACGGGCTGCCGGCCCGCAAGCCCGGCACCGCCGTCGCCGTCACCGCCGCCCTGACCGTCGCCGACGACGGCGAGCGGGCCTGGGTGTCGCGCGGCGCGCACAAGCTCATCGGCGCCCTGGACACCTTCGGCATCCCGGTGGCGGGCCGCCGCTGCCTGGACGCCGGCGCGTCGACGGGCGGGTTCACCGAGGTCCTGCTGGAACGAGGGGCCGCGGAGGTGGTCGCCGTGGACGTCGGGTACGGCCAGCTGGCGTGGTCCCTGCGCTGCGACCCGCGGGTCGTCGTCGTCGAGCGAACCAACGCCCGCGATTTGTCCCTCGAGCTGATCGGTGGGCCGGTCGACCTGATCGTGGCCGACCTGTCGTTCATTTCGCTCGCCACCGTGTTGCCCGCGCTGGCTGGATGTGCTTCCCCCACTGCGGATATCGTTCCCATGGTGAAGCCGCAGTTCGAGGTGGGCAGGGGCCAGGTCGGCGCCGGCGGAGTCGTGCACGACCCCGGCCTGCGCGCCGATGCGGTGCTGGCCGTGGCGAAGCGCGCCGGCGAGCTGGGGTGGCACACCGTCGGCGTCACCGCCAGCCCGTTGCCTGGCCCGTCGGGCAATGTCGAATACTTCCTGTGGCTGCGCGCCCAGACTGATCGGGGATTGGCGAATGACGACTTGGTGGCAGCGGTGCAACGCGCGGTGAGAGAGGGGCCGGCGTGA
- a CDS encoding NAD kinase — protein MTGHRTILMVVHTGREEATETAARVQKVLGDNDIALRVLSAEAVDRGSLRVAPDDMRAMGVEIQVVDADPHAAEGCELVLVLGGDGTFLRAAELARNAGIPVLGVNLGRIGFLAEAEAEHIDRVLDHVVAKDYRVEDRLTLDVVVRAAGREIEHGWALNEVSLEKGPRLGVLGVVIEIDGRPVSAFGCDGVLVSTPTGSTAYAFSAGGPVLWPDLEAILVVPNNAHALFGRPMVTSPDATIAIEIEADGHDALVFCDGRREMLIPAGSRIEVKRCDTPVKWARLDSAPFTDRLVRKFRLPVTGWRGK, from the coding sequence GTGACCGGGCACCGCACCATCCTGATGGTCGTCCACACCGGTCGCGAAGAAGCCACCGAGACGGCGGCCCGGGTCCAGAAAGTCTTGGGCGACAACGACATTGCTCTTCGCGTCCTGTCCGCCGAGGCGGTCGACCGCGGCTCGCTGCGGGTGGCCCCCGACGACATGCGCGCGATGGGTGTGGAAATCCAGGTGGTGGACGCCGATCCGCACGCCGCCGAGGGCTGCGAACTGGTGCTGGTGCTCGGGGGGGACGGCACGTTCCTGCGCGCGGCCGAACTGGCCCGCAACGCCGGGATCCCGGTCCTGGGCGTCAACCTGGGCCGGATCGGTTTCCTGGCCGAGGCCGAGGCAGAGCACATCGACCGGGTGCTGGACCACGTGGTCGCCAAGGATTACCGGGTGGAGGACCGCCTGACGCTGGACGTGGTCGTGCGCGCGGCCGGTCGCGAGATCGAACACGGTTGGGCGCTCAACGAAGTCAGCCTGGAGAAGGGCCCGCGGCTGGGCGTGCTGGGGGTGGTCATCGAGATCGACGGCCGCCCGGTATCGGCGTTCGGATGTGACGGGGTGCTGGTGTCGACGCCCACCGGGTCCACCGCCTACGCGTTCTCCGCCGGCGGCCCGGTGTTGTGGCCCGACCTCGAGGCAATCCTGGTGGTGCCCAACAACGCTCACGCGCTGTTCGGCCGGCCGATGGTCACCAGCCCCGACGCCACCATCGCCATCGAGATCGAGGCGGACGGCCACGACGCCCTGGTGTTCTGCGACGGCCGGCGCGAAATGCTGATCCCGGCCGGCAGCCGGATCGAGGTGAAACGTTGCGACACACCGGTGAAATGGGCGCGGCTGGACAGCGCGCCGTTCACCGACCGGTTGGTGCGCAAGTTCCGGTTGCCGGTGACGGGTTGGCGCGGGAAGTAA
- the recN gene encoding DNA repair protein RecN codes for MLTEIRIESLGAISAAVGEFDRGLTVLTGETGTGKTMVVTGLHLLGGARADATRVRSGADRAVVEGRFTTTDLEDAVVAQLDEMLDASGAERDEDGSVIALRSVSRDGPSRAYLGGRSVPAKSLGDFTAELLTLHGQNDQLRLMRPEEQRGALDRFAKAGPALERYRKLRDAWLTARNDLADRRNRMRELALESDRLSFALNEIDVVDPQPGEDDALVADIVRLSELDTLREAALTAHAALSGAPDDPEASGHSAADSLGRARAALESTDDAKLRALAGQVGEALTVVADAAGELSAFLDELPVDASALEAKLARQAELRTLTRKYAADVDGVLRWARESRQRLAQLDVSEEGLTALAARVDELARELAQAAVDLSGIRRKAAKRLAKEVTAELSGLAMADAQFTIDVSNDVTADKDDPAALALPSGELARAGVDGVDQVEFGFAAHRGMDQLPLAKSASGGELSRVMLALEVVLAASAAGTTMVFDEVDAGVGGRAAVQIGRRLARLARTHQVIVVTHLPQVAAYADVHLVVHSAGPKGTSVVRRVTGDERVAELARMLAGLGESDSGRAHARELLDAAQKDEI; via the coding sequence GTGCTCACCGAAATACGGATCGAGTCGCTTGGCGCCATCAGCGCGGCGGTCGGGGAGTTCGATCGTGGGCTGACGGTGCTCACCGGCGAGACCGGCACCGGCAAGACCATGGTGGTGACGGGGCTGCATCTGCTCGGCGGCGCCCGCGCCGACGCCACCAGGGTTCGGTCGGGCGCCGACCGCGCCGTCGTCGAAGGCCGTTTCACCACAACCGATCTCGAGGATGCTGTGGTGGCGCAGCTCGACGAGATGCTGGACGCGTCGGGCGCGGAGCGCGACGAGGACGGCAGCGTGATCGCGCTGCGCTCGGTCAGCCGCGACGGGCCGTCCCGGGCGTACCTGGGCGGTCGCAGCGTGCCCGCCAAGTCGCTGGGCGACTTCACCGCCGAGCTGCTCACCCTGCACGGGCAGAACGACCAGCTGCGGCTGATGCGGCCCGAGGAGCAACGCGGCGCGCTGGACCGGTTCGCGAAGGCCGGACCCGCGCTCGAGCGCTACCGCAAACTGCGCGATGCCTGGCTCACCGCGCGTAACGACCTCGCCGACCGCCGCAACCGCATGCGCGAACTCGCCCTGGAGTCCGACCGACTGAGCTTCGCGCTCAACGAGATTGACGTCGTCGATCCGCAGCCGGGCGAGGACGACGCGCTGGTGGCCGACATCGTGCGGCTCTCCGAACTCGACACGCTGCGCGAGGCCGCCCTCACCGCGCACGCGGCGCTCTCCGGCGCGCCCGACGACCCCGAGGCCTCCGGACACAGCGCCGCCGACAGCCTCGGGCGGGCCCGGGCCGCGTTGGAGTCGACCGATGACGCGAAGCTACGCGCGCTGGCCGGGCAGGTCGGCGAGGCGCTCACGGTGGTTGCCGACGCGGCCGGGGAACTCAGCGCCTTCCTCGACGAGCTGCCGGTCGATGCCAGCGCGCTGGAAGCCAAGCTGGCTCGGCAGGCCGAACTGCGCACGTTGACCCGCAAGTACGCCGCCGACGTCGACGGCGTGCTGCGGTGGGCCCGGGAGTCGCGGCAGCGGCTGGCCCAACTCGACGTCTCCGAGGAAGGCCTGACGGCGCTGGCGGCCCGGGTCGACGAGCTCGCGCGCGAATTGGCCCAGGCCGCAGTCGATCTCAGCGGCATCCGGCGGAAGGCCGCCAAGCGGCTCGCCAAGGAGGTCACCGCCGAGCTGTCCGGGCTGGCGATGGCCGACGCCCAGTTCACCATCGACGTCAGCAACGATGTCACCGCCGACAAGGACGACCCCGCCGCGCTCGCGCTCCCGTCGGGCGAGCTGGCCCGGGCCGGCGTCGACGGTGTCGATCAGGTCGAGTTCGGTTTCGCCGCGCACCGCGGGATGGACCAGCTGCCGCTGGCGAAGAGCGCCTCCGGCGGCGAGCTGTCCCGGGTGATGCTCGCATTGGAGGTGGTGCTGGCCGCCTCGGCGGCGGGCACCACGATGGTGTTCGACGAGGTCGACGCCGGGGTCGGCGGCCGGGCCGCGGTGCAGATCGGGCGGCGCTTGGCGCGGCTGGCCCGCACCCATCAGGTCATCGTGGTCACGCATCTGCCCCAGGTCGCGGCGTACGCCGACGTGCACCTGGTGGTGCACAGCGCCGGGCCGAAGGGGACCAGCGTGGTGCGGCGGGTCACCGGCGACGAGCGGGTGGCCGAACTGGCGCGGATGCTGGCCGGGCTCGGCGAGTCCGACAGCGGCCGCGCGCACGCGCGCGAACTGCTCGACGCGGCCCAGAAGGACGAGATCTAG
- the steA gene encoding putative cytokinetic ring protein SteA codes for MKMSGLLTRNTTRPGLVGTARVDRNIDRLLRRVCPGDIVVLDVLDLDRITADALVEADIAAVVNASPSVSGRYPNMGPEVLVNNGVTLIDETGPDIFKKVKDGAKIRLYEGGVYSGDRRLVRGTERTDHDIADLMREAKSGLSAHLEAFAGNTIEFIKSESPLLIDGIGIPDIDVDLRRRHVVIVADEPGAEDDLKSLKPFIKEYQPVLIGVDSGADILRKAGYRPQIIVGDPDQISTDALKCGAQVVLPADADGHAPGLERIQDLGVGAMTFPAAGSAVDLALLLADHHGAALLVTAGHTANIETFFDRTRAHSNPSTFLTRLRVGEKVVDAKAVATLYRNHISAGAIALLALTMLIAVIVALWVSRTDGVVLHWLNDYWNHFSLWVQHLVS; via the coding sequence ATGAAGATGTCAGGCCTGCTTACCCGTAACACCACCCGGCCGGGCCTCGTCGGCACCGCCCGGGTGGACCGGAACATCGACCGATTGCTGCGCAGGGTCTGCCCCGGCGACATCGTGGTGCTCGACGTCCTGGATCTGGACCGCATCACGGCGGACGCCCTGGTGGAGGCCGACATCGCCGCGGTCGTCAACGCCTCGCCGTCGGTCTCGGGCCGCTATCCCAACATGGGCCCGGAGGTGCTGGTCAACAACGGTGTCACGCTGATCGACGAGACCGGACCCGACATCTTCAAGAAGGTCAAGGACGGCGCCAAGATTCGCCTTTACGAGGGCGGGGTGTACTCCGGTGACCGCAGGCTGGTCCGCGGCACCGAGCGCACCGACCACGACATCGCCGACCTGATGCGCGAGGCCAAGAGCGGCCTGTCCGCTCACCTGGAGGCCTTCGCCGGCAACACGATCGAGTTCATCAAGAGCGAAAGCCCGCTGTTGATCGACGGCATCGGGATCCCCGACATCGACGTCGACCTGCGCCGCCGGCACGTGGTGATCGTCGCCGACGAGCCCGGCGCCGAGGACGACCTGAAGTCCCTCAAGCCATTCATCAAGGAGTACCAGCCCGTCCTCATCGGTGTGGACAGCGGCGCGGACATCTTGCGCAAGGCGGGCTATCGGCCCCAGATCATCGTCGGCGACCCGGACCAGATCAGCACCGACGCCCTCAAGTGCGGCGCCCAGGTCGTCCTGCCCGCCGACGCCGACGGCCACGCACCCGGCCTGGAACGCATCCAGGATCTCGGTGTCGGGGCGATGACCTTCCCGGCCGCGGGCTCGGCGGTCGACCTGGCCCTGCTGCTGGCCGATCATCACGGTGCCGCGCTGCTGGTGACCGCCGGGCACACCGCCAACATCGAGACGTTCTTCGACCGCACGCGCGCGCACAGCAATCCCTCGACCTTTTTGACCCGGCTTCGGGTGGGGGAGAAGGTGGTGGACGCCAAGGCCGTGGCCACCCTGTACCGCAACCACATCTCGGCGGGCGCCATCGCGCTGCTGGCGTTGACGATGCTGATCGCCGTGATCGTCGCCCTGTGGGTGTCACGCACCGACGGCGTGGTGCTGCACTGGCTCAACGACTACTGGAACCACTTCTCCCTCTGGGTTCAGCACCTGGTGAGCTAG
- a CDS encoding copper transporter: MISLRQHALSLAAVFLALAVGVVLGSGFLSDTLLSSLRAEKRDLHAQIDGLNDQKNALNEKLSAANNFDTQLVGRIVHDTLGGKAVVVFRTPDAKDDDVAAVSKFIGQAGGTVTGTVSLTSEFVEANSAEKLQTVVNSSILPAGQQLSTKLVDQGSQAGDLMGIALLINANPAVPPVDEPQRDTVLAALRETGFITYQPAEHMGAANAALIVTGGGLPQDAGNQGVSVARFAAAMAPHGSGTLLAGRDGSATGGAAVAVTRADAGMNSAVSTVDDVDTAPGRITAVLGLHDLINGGHAGQYGSGHGATSITVPQ, translated from the coding sequence ATGATCTCGCTTCGCCAACACGCGCTGTCGCTGGCCGCCGTCTTCTTGGCGCTCGCGGTGGGCGTCGTGCTCGGTTCCGGTTTCTTGTCCGACACCCTGCTGTCCAGCCTGCGCGCCGAGAAGCGGGACCTGCACGCCCAGATCGACGGGCTCAACGACCAAAAGAACGCGCTGAACGAAAAGCTCAGCGCCGCAAACAATTTCGACACTCAACTGGTCGGCCGGATCGTGCACGACACGCTCGGCGGCAAGGCGGTCGTGGTGTTCCGCACCCCGGACGCGAAAGACGACGACGTCGCCGCGGTGTCGAAGTTCATCGGCCAGGCCGGCGGCACGGTGACCGGAACGGTGTCGTTGACCAGCGAATTCGTCGAGGCCAATTCCGCGGAGAAGCTGCAGACCGTGGTGAACTCGTCAATCCTGCCGGCCGGTCAGCAGCTGAGCACCAAGCTCGTCGACCAGGGTTCGCAGGCGGGCGACCTGATGGGTATCGCCTTGCTGATCAACGCCAATCCCGCGGTTCCGCCCGTCGACGAACCCCAGCGGGACACCGTCTTGGCAGCGCTGCGCGAGACCGGTTTCATCACCTATCAGCCCGCCGAGCACATGGGCGCGGCGAATGCCGCATTGATCGTCACCGGCGGCGGCCTGCCCCAGGACGCCGGTAACCAGGGCGTCAGCGTCGCCCGGTTCGCCGCCGCGATGGCGCCGCACGGCTCGGGCACGCTGCTCGCCGGGCGCGACGGTTCGGCGACCGGGGGCGCGGCCGTCGCCGTGACCCGCGCCGACGCCGGGATGAACTCGGCGGTCAGCACCGTCGACGACGTCGACACCGCGCCCGGCCGCATCACCGCGGTGCTGGGCCTGCACGACCTGATCAACGGCGGCCACGCCGGTCAGTACGGCAGCGGTCACGGCGCCACGTCGATCACGGTGCCCCAGTAG
- a CDS encoding CTP synthase — translation MRKHPQTATKHLFVSGGVASSLGKGLTASSLGQLLTARGLYVTMQKLDPYLNVDPGTMNPFQHGEVFVTEDGAETDLDVGHYERFLDRDLSGSANVTTGQVYSTVIAKERRGEYLGDTVQVIPHITDEIKSRILAMAQPDAQGNRPDVVITEIGGTVGDIESQPFLEAARQVRHDLGRENVFFLHVSLVPYLAPSGELKTKPTQHSVAALRSIGITPDALILRCDRDVPEALKNKIALMCDVDIDGVISTPDAPSIYDIPKRLHREELDAYVVRRLNLPFRDVDWTEWDDLLRRVHEPHEIVRIALVGKYVELSDAYLSVTEALRAGGFKHHAKVEMQWVASDDCETAAGAAAALGDVHGVLIPGGFGIRGIEGKIGAIRYARSRGLPVLGLCLGLQCIVIEAARSAGLTEANSAEFDPDTPDPVISTMADQVDIVAGQADLGGTMRLGAYPAVLQPDSIVARAYGTTQVSERHRHRYEVNNAYRDKIAESGLRFSGTSPDGHLVEFVEYPPEVHPFIVGTQAHPELKSRPTRPHPLFVAFVGAALDYQSGELLPVEIPEHGSNGNQQQRDGVSPSLPEPATRG, via the coding sequence GTGCGAAAGCACCCGCAAACCGCCACCAAGCACCTCTTCGTCAGCGGGGGCGTCGCTTCCTCGTTGGGTAAGGGTCTTACCGCCAGCAGCCTCGGTCAGTTGCTGACGGCCCGCGGGTTGTACGTGACGATGCAAAAGCTCGACCCGTACCTCAACGTGGACCCGGGCACGATGAACCCGTTCCAGCACGGCGAGGTGTTCGTCACGGAGGACGGCGCCGAGACCGACCTCGATGTCGGTCACTACGAGCGATTTCTGGACCGCGACCTGTCCGGCTCGGCGAATGTCACGACGGGGCAAGTCTATTCGACGGTCATCGCCAAGGAACGGCGCGGCGAATACCTCGGCGACACCGTTCAGGTGATCCCGCACATCACCGACGAGATCAAAAGCCGGATCCTGGCGATGGCCCAGCCGGACGCCCAGGGCAACCGCCCGGACGTGGTCATCACCGAAATCGGCGGGACCGTCGGCGATATCGAGTCGCAGCCGTTCCTGGAGGCGGCGCGCCAGGTCCGCCACGACCTGGGCCGGGAGAACGTCTTCTTCCTGCACGTCTCGCTGGTGCCCTACCTGGCGCCGTCCGGTGAACTCAAGACGAAGCCCACCCAGCACTCGGTGGCCGCGCTGCGCAGCATCGGTATCACCCCGGACGCGCTGATCCTGCGCTGCGACCGCGACGTCCCCGAAGCGCTGAAGAACAAGATCGCGCTGATGTGTGACGTCGACATCGACGGCGTCATCTCCACCCCGGATGCGCCGTCGATCTATGACATCCCGAAGCGGCTGCACCGCGAGGAACTCGACGCGTATGTGGTGCGCCGGCTCAACCTGCCGTTCCGCGACGTCGACTGGACCGAGTGGGACGACCTGTTGCGCAGGGTGCACGAGCCGCACGAGATCGTGCGAATTGCCTTGGTGGGCAAGTATGTCGAGCTTTCCGACGCCTACCTGTCGGTCACCGAGGCGCTGCGCGCCGGCGGCTTCAAGCACCACGCCAAGGTGGAGATGCAATGGGTGGCCTCCGACGACTGCGAGACCGCGGCGGGCGCGGCGGCGGCCCTCGGCGACGTGCACGGTGTGCTGATCCCGGGTGGGTTTGGCATCCGCGGCATCGAGGGCAAGATCGGCGCCATTCGATACGCGCGGTCGCGGGGGCTGCCGGTGCTGGGCCTGTGCCTGGGCCTGCAATGCATCGTGATCGAGGCCGCGCGCTCGGCGGGGCTCACCGAAGCCAACTCGGCCGAATTCGACCCCGACACACCGGATCCCGTCATCTCCACGATGGCCGACCAGGTCGACATCGTGGCGGGCCAGGCGGATCTGGGCGGGACCATGCGGCTGGGCGCGTATCCCGCCGTGCTGCAGCCGGATTCGATCGTGGCCCGAGCCTACGGCACCACACAGGTGTCGGAACGGCACCGGCACCGCTACGAGGTCAACAACGCCTACCGCGACAAGATCGCCGAGAGCGGCCTGCGGTTCTCCGGCACCTCGCCCGACGGGCACCTGGTGGAGTTCGTCGAATACCCGCCGGAGGTGCACCCGTTCATCGTCGGGACGCAGGCCCACCCGGAACTGAAGAGCCGGCCCACCCGACCGCATCCGTTGTTCGTCGCGTTCGTCGGCGCCGCGCTCGACTACCAGTCGGGCGAGCTGCTGCCGGTGGAGATTCCCGAGCATGGCTCCAACGGCAACCAGCAGCAGCGGGACGGCGTCAGCCCGTCGCTCCCTGAGCCCGCGACCCGTGGCTGA
- a CDS encoding NUDIX hydrolase produces MAEHNFETASSETLYTGKIFALRSDRVRMPGGTTAIREVVEHYGAVAIVALNEDDHIAMVYQYRHAFGRRLWELPAGLLDLLGEPPEQTAVRELQEEVGLQAGTWRVLVDLNSAPGFSDESVRVYLATELTEVARPEAHHEEADMTMRWFPIAEAVRMVFGGEIVNSIAIAGVLAAHAVTEGVAEPRPVDSPWPDKPTAFAARKGAR; encoded by the coding sequence GTGGCTGAGCACAATTTCGAGACGGCGTCATCCGAAACGCTGTACACGGGCAAGATTTTCGCGCTGCGCAGCGACCGGGTCCGAATGCCGGGCGGTACCACCGCCATTCGTGAAGTCGTCGAGCACTACGGGGCCGTCGCCATCGTGGCGTTGAACGAGGACGACCACATCGCGATGGTCTACCAATACCGTCACGCGTTCGGCCGGCGGTTGTGGGAGCTTCCCGCCGGGCTGCTCGACCTGCTGGGCGAGCCGCCGGAGCAGACGGCGGTCCGCGAGCTTCAAGAGGAGGTCGGCCTGCAGGCCGGCACGTGGCGGGTCCTGGTCGACCTGAATTCCGCACCCGGCTTCAGCGACGAATCGGTGCGGGTGTACCTGGCCACCGAGCTGACCGAAGTGGCGCGGCCGGAGGCGCATCACGAGGAAGCCGACATGACGATGCGCTGGTTCCCCATCGCCGAGGCGGTCCGCATGGTGTTCGGTGGCGAGATCGTGAATTCCATTGCCATTGCCGGGGTTTTGGCCGCCCACGCGGTAACCGAAGGGGTCGCTGAACCGCGACCGGTGGACAGCCCGTGGCCCGACAAGCCCACCGCGTTCGCCGCGCGGAAGGGCGCGCGATGA
- the xerD gene encoding site-specific tyrosine recombinase XerD, which produces MTTAALDTQLQGYLDHLTIERGVAANTLSSYRRDLRRYTKHLSDRGIHDLAKVGEDDVSEFLVALRRGDPDSGTTALSAVSAARALIAVRGLHRFAAAEGLAELDVARAVRPPTPGRRLPKSLTIDQVLALLEGAGGESASDGPLTLRNRALLELLYSTGARISEAVGLDVDDIDTRARSVLLRGKGGKQRLVPIGRPAVQALDAYLVRGRPDLARRGRGTPAIFLNARGGRLSRQSAWQVLQDAAERAGITSGVSPHMLRHSFATHLLEGGADVRVVQELLGHASVTTTQIYTMVTVRALREVWAGAHPRAQ; this is translated from the coding sequence ATGACGACGGCGGCCCTGGACACCCAACTGCAGGGCTACCTCGACCACCTCACGATCGAGCGGGGCGTCGCGGCGAACACCCTCAGCTCGTATCGCCGCGACCTGCGCCGCTACACGAAGCACTTGTCGGACCGCGGAATTCACGACCTGGCCAAGGTGGGCGAGGACGACGTGAGCGAGTTCCTGGTGGCGCTGCGCCGCGGCGACCCCGACTCGGGCACCACGGCGCTGTCGGCGGTGTCGGCGGCGCGGGCCCTGATCGCGGTGCGCGGCCTGCACCGGTTCGCCGCCGCCGAAGGGCTCGCCGAGCTGGACGTGGCGCGCGCGGTCCGCCCGCCGACCCCCGGCCGGCGGCTCCCCAAGAGCCTGACCATCGACCAGGTGCTGGCGCTGCTGGAGGGCGCGGGCGGCGAAAGCGCGTCCGACGGCCCGCTCACCCTGCGCAACCGGGCGCTGCTGGAGCTGCTGTACTCCACCGGGGCGCGCATCTCCGAGGCCGTCGGCCTCGACGTCGACGACATCGACACCCGGGCCAGGTCGGTGCTGCTGCGCGGCAAGGGCGGCAAGCAGCGGCTGGTGCCGATCGGGCGACCCGCCGTGCAGGCGCTGGACGCCTACCTGGTGCGCGGCCGCCCGGACCTGGCCCGCCGCGGCCGCGGGACACCGGCCATCTTCCTCAATGCGCGCGGCGGCCGGCTGTCGCGGCAGAGCGCCTGGCAGGTGCTGCAGGACGCCGCCGAGCGGGCCGGAATCACCTCGGGCGTCTCGCCGCACATGCTGCGGCATTCCTTCGCCACCCACCTGCTGGAGGGCGGCGCCGACGTCCGGGTGGTGCAGGAGTTGCTGGGACACGCCTCGGTGACGACGACGCAGATCTACACGATGGTCACCGTGCGCGCGCTGCGCGAGGTGTGGGCCGGCGCCCACCCGCGCGCGCAGTAA
- a CDS encoding O-methyltransferase: protein MDLKRRIPLLRWSVWRMAAGLHNISTTGQIGDGREAAAVDYVLRNARAGDVDDVLATIDEFAYEKSLLINVGEEKGRLLDAAVRRADPAVALELGTYVGYSALRIARAAPRAKVFSVELAEANAVNARRIWAHAGVADRMTCVVGTIGDGGRTLDALADEHGFTSGGLDFAFLDHDKAAYLDDLQSIMARGWLRPGAIVVADNVRVPGAPKYREYMRRQQGKEWNTVEHKAHLEYQSLVYDLVLESEYSG, encoded by the coding sequence ATGGACCTCAAGCGACGGATCCCCCTGCTGCGATGGTCGGTCTGGCGGATGGCGGCGGGGCTGCACAACATCAGCACGACGGGTCAGATCGGCGACGGCCGCGAAGCCGCCGCGGTGGACTACGTGCTACGGAACGCCAGGGCCGGTGACGTCGACGACGTGCTGGCCACCATCGACGAATTCGCCTACGAGAAGTCGCTGCTGATCAACGTCGGCGAAGAGAAGGGGCGCCTGCTCGACGCCGCGGTGCGCCGTGCCGATCCGGCGGTGGCGCTGGAGTTGGGCACCTACGTGGGATACAGCGCGTTGCGCATCGCCAGGGCCGCCCCCCGCGCCAAGGTGTTTTCCGTCGAACTCGCCGAGGCCAACGCCGTCAACGCCCGCCGGATCTGGGCCCACGCCGGCGTCGCCGACCGGATGACGTGCGTCGTCGGCACCATCGGTGACGGCGGACGCACTTTGGACGCGCTGGCCGACGAGCACGGGTTTACCTCCGGCGGCCTCGACTTCGCGTTCCTGGACCACGACAAGGCCGCCTACCTGGACGACCTGCAAAGCATCATGGCCCGCGGCTGGCTGCGCCCGGGCGCGATCGTGGTCGCCGACAACGTCCGGGTGCCGGGCGCGCCGAAGTACCGCGAATACATGCGCCGCCAGCAGGGCAAGGAATGGAACACCGTCGAGCACAAGGCGCACCTGGAATACCAGTCGCTGGTCTACGACCTGGTGCTGGAGTCCGAGTACTCGGGCTAG